CAttaaattttttaaataattgaacagtttttactcgtctctgatttcaaaactagttattcatcagtttgatttGTGGCCTATACTACAATAAGTTAATAGTCATAATGGCCTTCTGAAGGACACGTGCAacgaaaatgagtttgacaccttaaATTTGAAATATTGTATAAGTTGGGCCTAATATGTCATTGAAATAACAACAGTAAAATGCCTCAACAAGACAAATGATCATTTCATTTCGCTCTTTTAAATCAATCAATTTGGATTTTGACcaacaaaaaggaaaatatgtTGGCTACTCTCATAATCATTCTTGTATATTGCCTAAATTGTTAGTTTAGTCGGccatcatgcttttttttttttttttatagcatgCATGAATATATTTATGGTTGAATCCCGTTCTTCCCTTGTGTCACGTAGACTTTGCATCAATAGAGCTTCTCACCAAGCCGTTTCAGTATACGTAGCTGGCATTTCACGACGGTAGCAACCTAAACCTGACCTCATTCCCATGCCTTGCAACAGACTGCCTTTGAGACAGACCAATGTTCCTTTTGTCTAACCCGAGGGGATTCCCAGCCACCCTGCTGCAAATTAAAATAAGCTAAAGAATAAATAAGCGCATTGCTGTTTAAATCTTCTCAATGCCAGGATGTGTGCGGCCTCTAAATAGGCAGTTTTGAAAATTGCCCCTTTGGGTTTATACAACAAACAAATGATTGTGTGAAGAAAAACTCAACAAAAGAACAGATgcgatgtttgttttttttatttcaaattgtttCGTAGAAAAATGCTGTCAGaattgtaaaaaacaaaacaaaaaaaagacagaaagaaatgtaaaaaaaaaatttgggcaCATTTCCCCCCCCCATTTTTTAGATAAACGTCTGTGTAAGAGAATATGGAATATAGAGACTCCCGATTCAGGAATTCCAGGTTTGTCAATGATCTTCGACTCCAAAACCATTATTTGTAATCATGACTTATCTTATCTTATATCACAGTCTAAGTTGTGTACATTCATTTGACCTTCCCCTTTAACAACTCCACTAGCTGGTTGAAATGAAACAAGACCAACCGCATCGACGTAAACTGCACACCCAAAGTGGaacttttactttttgtgcaAGGTGACATTTGCTGAATATATTGCAAACTTGTATTATGTTGTATAAAGAAACGGTTTCAATGTTTGCACTTTGATCATAGCAGCGCTAAGCCTTCCATAATTACTTTGTGGAGAAGGAACACCCAACTCCTTGTCGCTGAGAAATCAATGATGCATATATCAATCATTGCATATGATATGATAATGGTTTCTTGATGTACTAATGTTCATTTGACTCAAGATTATGTAATTTTTGGAGTTGCGGTTGATGAGACTCTTTGGTGGTCATGCCGAGCTCCTCAGGGGTCAGGCCTAAAGCAGTAGACACCGTAGAGCCTTTCTTGCTTGTCCGGAAAGCCGACAAAGCGCACGGCAGCCTCGGTGGGGCTGCAGTTCTTGCGAGGTCTGGAGATGGGGTAGCGGACGCTGCCGTCGGCCAACCAGCCGGCGTCGCAACGATCGTAACCTTCCAGCTTCCAAGAGGCAAACATCTGACCCACCGTGGCGATCTCGGCGCCATCGTCCACGCAAGCCTGGACGGCCTCGTCGAAGTTGAGTCTTTCGGGTTGGGTCAGCCAGTAGAAATCTCCTGTTTGGAGCAGACAAATCGGAAAATTTCTTCAGTGCCGTAAATTTGTCTTAACCGAGGATGTGTCATGctacaaattacacagacaagaCAAAATGGCACTTAAATTCACTCAGTGCAGCGATGAATTATGGTCCACGTGTGGGCGAaatctgctggccagatgtagcTCTCGTCTCTGTTTATTCTcttactcttttttttcttttttttaccttttcctGTCTCCTCCATCACCAGTGTTGAGAGGTAATGAAGTATAAATTCTTTTCACAGTTATTACAGAGATTTTTCAGGCTTCTGTACTCaacattagtattttttttttaagttatacTCCCAACATTTGACAACAGATACGACTTAAAATAAGTATTGTATTGAATTAATAGTATAAAggtgtttttatgttttacttTTGCACATAAGTACATTTCAGTATATATTTGTACGTACTAATAATAGTCTAGTGCTAGTAATCAACCAGTACTGTGgataatgacaaaaaacacacaggttagggtcaaggttagaggtcattgtttaaaaaacaacaacaaatggaATATTTACCCTTTAATGGCGTGGCGAAGCAGAACACATCAAAGCGGCCCATGTTTTTGTCCCGCCTGCCGTAGCTTCTGAGGCCGGGTCCGTTGTTGGCACCACCACATGGTTCTCTCGGCTTTGTTATGGGATATTGCACGGTAccatcagccagccagccagcattgCACCAGTCCAGGCCAGCCTTCCAGGCTTCGAATAGATGATCGAAGGTGGCGATCACCGCGTCCTGTTCCGAACAAGCCTCCACAGCCTCGTCGAAACTATAGCTGTAGCGGCCGAGAGGCGGAAAGTAGGGGAACACAACACCTGTGGCGGAAAAAGATGCAGTCTCAGTAAGACATCACTCCTGTTGTCACAACAAAGATCTGCTGCCATGATTTTTCTTTTGACAGGGAAAATCTGAAAGTCACTTCTTCAGTTTAGGTCACTGAAGGTTTTCAGTGACGCTGTGGATGTGACACTGAATGTCTGTCAAATTCAGCTCCCTGCGACCCTGAACAGTGACTCGCTACTTTTAGATTCTATGCATATAAAAACTATAATCAAATAATATATATGTGTCAAAAAACAGAACGATATCCAAATCATTTACCATCAGCCATGTCACTTTTCACTTCCAAGCCAATATCTTGCATGGTATCGGTAAACCCGTTGATGATCTCGCAACGGTATGTTCCGGCGTCATCCATGGAAACGTCCGTTATCACCAAGGAAGCGTCGTCACCATCCAACTCCTGCAGGTAGACGCGATCTTCGAAGCTCCCGTATGTTTTCTTGTGGAAGCCCATGGAAAGCAACACGTCTTCATTCAGAGCCTCGTCCTCTGCCAGCTTGGTCCATTTCACTCGGATACCGACGCTAAAGAAGCTGGAGCTTTCTTCCGGCATACGACACGGCAAAGTAACGTTGCCTCCAAGATCGGCGAACATCTTAACTAGAGAGGAACACAGAATGATCGAATGTTGTTAGAAATGTTGAGTTTCAAACAGCTGATGACTAACAAAACACTCAACCCTCAATATGCGAACGAATTTATTTTGTGGCTTCCCACAATCTCTGTAATCACCATTTTGAGACCTCACAGGGCTTGGATAAGTGGAGCAgccaagccccgcccccctctAGGCAATAATAGCCCCCAGATGGACAAATGTACACAACCTCTTGACCTCTGGCTCGGCAGGTACAGCCCATCAAACAACCGGTCGAGTAATTGGAGTCAGTGAGCCGATTTGAAATAGCGAGTCTTAGATTTTAATAACAACTTGTGAAGGACATGATTGAGCTGAAGAGTTTCTTGGAATACTTGAGCTTAATATTTCCTCTTGGCACCACGAGTATCCTTGAACTGGTTTTATAAATAATCTGCTGTAATGCACATTGACTCTTCAAGATGTGTGGCTTCAGAGATTTCAGCGTACtttgcgtgtgttttttttttaaatcatttaaatttgGAAGAGGTGTTAAcaccatttttttcaaattgaaatgACTGACATTCTGACACTCAGAAGATTTATCTGGAGTTTTTCTTCACTGGAGCCCATGTGTATGCTTGAACCCATTTGGAGATAATCTGCTCTAATGCATTTAACACTTGAAATGATTTATTGTGGCTGCAAAGTCGACATATGTGGATATTGTTTAACGCCTGTTACGTTGTTAATATTGAGCTGTCATGGACACGGACTGCTCCCACACTCAGTCTGGCTCAGATTAAACCAGAACATGTTTCATAAAACTGTGACTTAACATGCCAAGTAGGTTACTATATAGGAAACATCCTTTGGAtcttagagtttttttttttttgggtctgtGCTGCCAGAAATGACTGAAGACTTTGCCAGGTCTCATAAATGCTCTGCATGAGTACCCGTTTCATGAGGTGTGCTTAAAACCCGAGGGATTCCCATCCACCAACCGGTTTTTGAAAATTCCTGTAACGGAAGACGGTGACGTCACTCAAGATCGACTCGCCAGATGTGATTGTCGTTCACACATTAGCCCGGAGATCTCAATTTCGTCTATTATTTAGTCGATAAAGATGTTAATGAAATTCAGTGCTTGTTTTGAATTGCTTTTCaatgtaaaatataatataatcagGTGTGACACTGATATATTTTCCAAAATCTTTTCAAACGGTGGTACGAATAAAATTACTACTATAGATTCATATGATTCACGGAAAGTTGAATTTGTGGTATTGACCATTTTGCTCGTGAACAGTGGCTTGACTGAATTATTAAGAAGTGTCAAACCGTTCCAACTTTATGACACTTTGGAAAAACACATCTGTGAATAAAAATACATTACGTGtgaatgagggggaaaaaataatctTCAGCAGCTGCAGCCAATACTTACACAGCACTTTGCTCTCCCGGGATAAAAAGTTGTATTAGAAAGTGATTGGAACCGTCTGCTTCATTGTTTTAGCTTACAAGCATTACCTTAGTTCAAATCTGACGTTCGAACACTCCAACTCACAACTTTTCTCTTCTGTTTGTGTCAATATGGTGGAATAATTAACAAGCTGGGCCAGACATTGCACATCGAAACTTCCTCAGTAATTACGATACACGCTGAATAATGAGCACAAACATAGAAAGCGGCTACAGCTCCGTGTGGAAGCAATCCCCAACACCCTGTCATATTAAATCGACCTTATAATTCACTAAGTAAATGCGGCTGCATCTAATCTGGTAACCTAAACCTTACTTCAGTCTTGGATTTGGATTGAAGTCATTTCCAAGGCAGCCAACACAACCAACGAGCAGCACTCATAGACTATTACCTCACAGGCAAAGAGTCATTGGGCCGCTGTTCAGTTTGCGATTCTATACCTTTTGGAGACGGGTCGTTAATCTTAACTCGGCTCCTGTCGGGATGCCTGCTACCGTGGCAGTTTGCCAAAATGCTTTGAGTGTGGGAGTGAATCACTAAGTGGAGGACAGGCGGCAGACATCTTGTGAGCGTACGGACAATGTGCTGTTCACAAGCGCTATAAAATTTTACCTGGACTGCTGCACTGTACTCTTGCATTTTTCTAACAGACAGGAGGGACTCACTCTTTCTTTGTAATAtgaattccccccccccacccccaaaattaaataaataaataaatacataaatacataaaaaataaataacattgcTAATCCATACGGGTGCTAAATGCTACTTTTAAATGAGCAAATATAAATTCTATGTaggttgaaataaaaataaaaagatcaattcaaataaatcttaaaaaaaaaactactggagTTTTCCTGTGGTATTAATTTAATACTGTTTAAGCATAGTCTCAGCTGTGCAAATGCTTTcacattgccccgccccctagGTCCCCactacgcatgcacacacacaaatacacacacacacacacacgcacataccacTGGTCATTGTGGGGACCATTCTCACATttgaacag
This portion of the Syngnathus scovelli strain Florida chromosome 3, RoL_Ssco_1.2, whole genome shotgun sequence genome encodes:
- the LOC125994417 gene encoding hyaluronan and proteoglycan link protein 1, yielding MTSLLCITIFSLTLVGSVYSLPTYSVKMFADLGGNVTLPCRMPEESSSFFSVGIRVKWTKLAEDEALNEDVLLSMGFHKKTYGSFEDRVYLQELDGDDASLVITDVSMDDAGTYRCEIINGFTDTMQDIGLEVKSDMADGVVFPYFPPLGRYSYSFDEAVEACSEQDAVIATFDHLFEAWKAGLDWCNAGWLADGTVQYPITKPREPCGGANNGPGLRSYGRRDKNMGRFDVFCFATPLKGDFYWLTQPERLNFDEAVQACVDDGAEIATVGQMFASWKLEGYDRCDAGWLADGSVRYPISRPRKNCSPTEAAVRFVGFPDKQERLYGVYCFRPDP